From a region of the Poecile atricapillus isolate bPoeAtr1 chromosome 16, bPoeAtr1.hap1, whole genome shotgun sequence genome:
- the GAS2L1 gene encoding GAS2-like protein 1 has protein sequence MADPSHIQSAASKSIRPFRSSEEYLEAMKEDLAEWFNTLYDLDIQVDTFLESLETGCHLCRHANNVNRTALDFQERHPEAAARMRVPQNEVVFQAKNVVPGSFIARDNVSNFIQWCRQDLGIQDVLMFETNDLVLKKNEKNFVLCLLEVARRGSKFGMLAPMLIQMEEEIEEEMRDQMADGALGTRRESRDPQAGAYPSRARPITLCDLKNLDELVREILGCCSCPSQFPMVKVSEGKYKVGDSNTLIFVRVLRSHVMVRVGGGWDTLEHYLDKHDPCRCAALAHRLPQPRTPGMSPQKAAPGTSSSRASSPSTPRRPRPAGPPPAGAERGPQPRGDAPKPLKQEGLPPRGAAVPRSGSGSPSRSPAEPRGALRPRVPARSRRCSGDSDSSAASAQSGPRRPPARRDPADPPGSPRAPRAPASPRGSPRSSRSPAPLLLIRRRPDGQHSWARPEPPTAGTGPSGGSGGRRDPRPGPGDPEELARRLRAPRWLEPGQEQRLFQRLEEEFLANTRLLEQLGDTESAPPGPPATADSAYCSSSSSSSSLNVFAKHGLPAEDGRRGGNGDGNNGNNSGNNGNNSGNNSGNNNGSNNGNNGSNNGNNNGSNGGCPPLPSNPTLADARRRSTFSSSSDESCCFPASWDNRETAGNPGSDTDWATGEDELMEMEESPAPPPRPWAKPRLDTQPHKAPSRIPTPRGYGAGAQRAPNGSPRAWGALQSVPSSLLEPPWNPRERGGLEENAWP, from the exons ATGGCCGACCCCAGCCACATCCAGTCGGCCGCCTCCAAGAGCATCCGCCCCTTCCGCTCCAGCGAGGAGTACCTGGAGGCCATGAAGGAGGACCTGGCTGAGTGGTTCAACACCCTCTACGACCTGGACATCCAGGTGGACACCTTCCTGGAGAGCCTGGAGACGGGATGTCACCTCTGCCGCCACGCCAACAACGTCAACCGCACCGCCCTGGACTTCCAGGAGCGGCACCCGGAGGCGGCCGCCCGCATGCGAGTGCCCCAGAACGAGGTGGTTTTCCAGGCCAAGAACGTGGTGCCCGGCTCCTTCATCGCCAGGGATAACGTCTCCAACTTCATCCAGTGGTGCCGGCAGGACCTGGGCATCCAGGACGTGCTCATGTTCGAGACCAATGACTTGGTGCTGAAGAAGAATGAGAAGAATTTTGTCCTCTGCCTGCTGGAGGTGGCCAGGAGGGGCTCCAAGTTTGGGATGCTGGCCCCCATGCTGATCCAAATGGAGGAGGAGATCGAGGAGGAGATGAGGGACCAAATGGCCGACGGCGCGCTGGGCACGCGCCGGGAGAGCCGGGACCCCCAGGCGGGCGCCTACCCCAGCCGGGCCCGGCCCATCACCCTGTGCGACCTCAAGAACCTGGACGAGCTG GTGCGGGAgatcctgggctgctgctcctgcccctcgCAGTTCCCCATGGTCAAGGTCTCGGAGGGGAAGTACAAAGTGGGCGACTCCAACACGCTCATCTTCGTCCGA GTGCTGAGGAGTCACGTCATGGTGCGGGTGGGCGGCGGCTGGGACACACTGGAACATTACCTGGACAAGCACGACCCGTGTCGCTGTGCTGCCCTCG CTCACCgcctgccccagccccgcacCCCGGGCATGTCCCCCCAAAAAGCAGCTCCCGGCACCTCCTCGTCCCGcgcctccagccccagcaccccccggcGCCCCCGGCCCGCCGGGCCCCCCCCGGCCGGGGCAGAGCGGGGTCCCCAGCCCCGGGGGGACGCCCCGAAGCCCCTCAAGCAGGAGGGTTTGCCCCCCCGAGGGGCTGCAGTCCCCCGCTCCGGCTCTGGCAGCCCCTCCAGGAGCCCCGCGGAGCCGCGGGGAGCGCTCAG GCCGCGCGTCCCGGCGCGCTCCCGGCGCTGCTCGGGCGACAGCGACTCCTCGGCCGCGTCCGCGCAGAgcggcccccgccgccccccggcccgCCGGGACCCCGCCGAcccccccggctccccccgagccccccgagcccccgcgTCCCCCCGAGGCTCCCCccgctcctcccgcagccccgctCCGCTGCTGCTCATCCGCCGCCGGCCCGACGGGCAGCACTCGTGGGCGCGGCCGGAGCCCCCCACGGCCGGGACCGGCCCctcggggggctccggggggcgGCGCgacccccggcccggccccggggaCCCCGAGGAGCTGGCGAGGAGGCTGCGGGCCCCGCGCTGGCTGGAGCCCGGGCAGGAGCAGCGGCTGTTCCAGCGGCTGGAGGAGGAATTCCTGGCCAACAcgaggctgctggagcagctgggggacACGGAGAGCGCTCCCCCCGGGCCCCCCGCCACCGCTGACTCGGCCTATtgctcctcctcatcctcgtcGTCCTCGCTGAACGTCTTCGCCAAGCACGGGCTGCCCGCCGAGGacgggcggcggggcgggaaCGGCGATGGGAACAACGGGAACAACAGCGGGAACAACGGGAACAACAGCGGGAACAACAGCGGGAACAACAACGGGAGCAACAACGGGAACAACGGGAGCAACAACGGGAACAACAACGGGAGCAACGGCGGCTGCCCCCCGCTGCCCTCCAACCCCACCCTGGCAGATGCGAGGCGCCGCTCCACCTTCTCCAGCTCTTCCGacgagagctgctgcttcccggCCTCCTGGGACAACCGGGAGACAGCGGGGAACCCGGGCTCCGACACCGACTGGGCCACCGGGGAGGACGAGCTGATGGAGATGGAGGAGAGCCCCGCGCCCCCGCCGCGGCCCTGGGCCAAGCCCCGGCTGGACACGCAGCCCCACAAGGCACCGTCCCGGATCCCCACGCCCCGGGGGTACGGGGCAGGCGCCCAGCGCGCCCCGAACGGCAGCCCCAGGGCCTGGGGGGCTCTGCAGAGCgtcccctcctccctcctggaGCCCCCCTGGAACCCGCGGGAGCGCGGGGGGCTGGAGGAGAACGCGTGGCCGTGA
- the AP1B1 gene encoding AP-1 complex subunit beta-1 isoform X1 — MTDSKYFTTTKKGEIFELKAELNSDKKEKKKEAVKKVIASMTVGKDVSALFPDVVNCMQTDNLELKKLVYLYLMNYAKSQPDMAIMAVNTFVKDCEDPNPLIRALAVRTMGCIRVDKITEYLCEPLRKCLKDEDPYVRKTAAVCVAKLHDINAQLVEDQGFLDTLKDLISDSNPMVVANAVAALSEIAESHPSSNLLDLNPQSINKLLTALNECTEWGQIFILDCLANYMPKDDREAQSICERVTPRLSHANSAVVLSAVKVLMKFMEMLSKDLDYYGTLLKKLAPPLVTLLSAEPELQYVALRNINLIVQKRPEILKHEMKVFFVKYNDPIYVKLEKLDIMIRLASQANIAQVLAELKEYATEVDVDFVRKAVRAIGRCAIKVEQSAERCVSTLLDLIQTKVNYVVQEAIVVIKDIFRKYPNKYESVIATLCENLDSLDEPEARAAMIWIVGEYAERIDNADELLESFLEGFHDESTQVQLQLLTAIVKLFLKKPTETQELVQQVLSLATQDSDNPDLRDRGYIYWRLLSTDPVAAKEVVLAEKPLISEETDLIEPTLLDELICYIGTLASVYHKPPSAFVEGSRGVTHKSLLPRTGSNESVESPDTAPSGGPAADQPSVIPTQGDLLGDLLNLDLGPPVSGPPMATAPVQMGAVDLLGGGLDILMGDESEGLRSDVGGSPAMGGSGGTFTPAPNTAAPTNVGAPLGTGLGDLFDLTGGVGTLSGSYVAPKTVWLPAMKAKGLEISGTFSRQVGSISMDLVLTNKALQVMSDFAIQFNRNSFGLAPAAPLQVHAPLAPNQSVEISLPLNTVGSVMKMDPLNNLQVAVKNNIDVFYFSTLYPLHILFVEDGKMERQMFLATWKDIPNENETQFQIKDCSLNADAVSSKLQGSNIFTVAKRNVEGQDMLYQSLKLTNGIWVLAELRIQPSNPNFTLSLKCRAPEVSQYIYQAYETILKN; from the exons ATGACGGACTCCAAGTACTTCACCACCACCAAGAAAG gggAGATATTTGAGCTGAAAGCTGAGCTGAACAGCgacaagaaggagaagaagaaggaggcTGTGAAGAAGGTGATCGCGTCCATGACTGTGGGCAAGGATGTCAG CGCTCTCTTCCCAGACGTGGTGAACTGCATGCAGACAGACAACCTGGAGCTGAAGAAGCTGGTCTACCTCTACCTGATGAACTATGCCAAGAGCCAGCCAGACATGGCCATCATGGCAGTGAACACCTTTGTGaag gaCTGTGAGGACCCAAACCCTCTGATCCGGGCTCTGGCTGTGAGGACCATGGGCTGCATCCGGGTGGACAAGATCACGGAATATCTGTGTGAGCCCCTGCGCAAGTGCCTCAAGGACGAGGATCCCTACGTGCGCAAGACGGCCGCCGTCTGCGTGGCCAAACTGCACGACATCAACGCCCAGCTGGTGGAGGACCAGGGCTTCCTGGACACCCTCAAGGATCTCATCTCTGACTCCAACCCCATG GTTGTGGCCAACGCGGTGGCGGCGCTGTCGGAAATAGCGGAGTCACATCCCAGCAGCAACCTCCTGGACCTGAACCCCCAGTCCATCAACAAACTGCTCACAGCCCTCAACGAGTGCACTGAGTGGGGCCAGATCTTCATCCTGGACTGCCTGGCAAACTACATGCCCAAGGATGACCGGGAAGCACAGAG CATCTGCGAGCGGGTGACACCGCGGCTGTCCCACGCCAACTCTGCCGTGGTGCTGTCGGCCGTCAAGGTGCTGATGAAGTTCATGGAGATGCTGTCCAAGGACCTGGATTATTATGGCACTCTCCTGAAGAAGCTGGCCCCACCACTGGTCACTCTGCTGTCCGCAGAGCCCGAGCTGCAGTACGTGGCCCTCCGCAACATCAACCTCATCGTGCAGAAGAG GCCCGAGATCCTGAAGCACGAGATGAAGGTGTTCTTTGTCAAGTACAACGACCCCATCTACGTCAAACTGGAGAAACTGGACATCATGATCCGCCTGGCCTCCCAGGCCAACATAGCTCAG gtgctggcagagctgaaggaatACGCCACGGAGGTGGATGTGGATTTTGTCAGGAAGGCGGTGAGAGCCATCGGCCGCTGTGCCATCAAGGTGGAG CAATCGGCCGAGCGCTGTGTCAGCACCCTGCTGGACCTCATCCAGACCAAGGTCAACTACGTGGTGCAGGAGGCCATCGTGGTCATCAAGGACATCTTCCGCAAGTACCCCAACAA GTACGAGAGCGTGATCGCCACGCTCTGCGAGAACCTGGATTCCCTGGATGAGCCCGAGGCCAGGGCTGCCATGATCTGGATCGTGGGGGAATACGCCGAGCGCATCGACAACGCCGACGAGCTGCTGGAGAGCTTCCTGGAGGGATTCCATGATGAGAGCACCCAG gtgcagctgcagctgctgacgGCCATCGTGAAGCTGTTCCTGAAGAAGCCCACGGAGACACAGGAGTTGGTGCAGCAGGTGCTGAGCTTGGCCACACAG GACTCGGACAACCCCGACCTGCGGGATCGTGGCTACATCTACTGGCGCCTGCTCTCCACGGACCCCGTGGCCGCCAAGGAGGTGGTGCTGGCCGAGAAGCCGCTGATCTCGGAGGAGACGGATCTGATCGAGCCCACGCTGCTGGATGAGCTCATCTGCTACATCGGGACGCTGGCCTCGGTGTACCACAAACCCCCCAGCGCCTTCGTGGAGGGCAGCAGGGGCGTCACGCACAAGAGCTTGCTCCCACGGACGGGCTC GAATGAGAGTGTTGAGAGCCCGGACACAGCCCCGTCGGGGGGGCCGGCGGCGGATCAGCCCTCGGTGATCCCCACCCAGGGGGACCTGCTGGGGGACCTGCTGAACCTGGACCTGGGCCCCCCGGTCAGTGGGCCACCCATGGCCACAGCCCCCGTGCAGATGGGTGCCGTGGACCTCCTCGGGGGTGGCTTGGACATCCTG ATGGGGGACGAGTCTGAAGGG CTGCGCAGTGATGTGGGAGGCAGCCCTGCT atgGGTGGCAGTGGCGGCACCTTCACCCCCGCTCCCAACACCGCGGCGCCCACAAACGTGGGGGCACCCCTTGGCACCGGCCTGGGTGACCTCTTCGACCTCACCGGAGGGGTGGGGACCCTCTCAGGATCCTACGTGGCCCCCAAAACG GTGTGGCTCCCTGCCATGAAAGCCAAGGGGCTGGAGATCTCTGGCACCTTCAGCCGCCAGGTGGGCTCCATCTCCATGGACCTCGTGCTGACCAACAAAGCCCTGCAGGTCATGTCTGACTTCGCCATCCAGTTCAACCGCAACAG cTTCGGCctggccccagcagctcctctgcaggtGCACGCGCCTCTGGCTCCCAACCAGTCCGTGGAGATCTCCCTGCCCCTGAACACCGTGGGCTCCGTCATGAAGATGGACCCCCTCAACAACCTCCAG GTGGCGGTGAAGAACAACATTGACGTCTTCTACTTCAGCACCCTGTACCCCCTGCACATCCTGTTCGTGGAGGATGGCAAGATGG agaGGCAGATGTTCCTGGCCACTTGGAAGGACATTCCCAACGAGAATGAGACCCAGTTCCAGATCAAAGACTGTTCCCTCAATGCAG ATGCTGTGAGCAGCAAACTCCAAGGCAGCAACATCTTCACCGTTGCCAAGAGGAACGTGGAGGGCCAGGACATGCTCTACCAGTCCCTGAAGCTCACCAACGGCATCTgggtgctggcagagctccGGATCCAGCCCAGCAATCCCAACTTCACG TTATCCCTGAAATGCCGAGCACCAGAGGTGTCCCAGTACATCTACCAGGCCTACGAGACCATCCTGAAGAActga
- the AP1B1 gene encoding AP-1 complex subunit beta-1 isoform X2 yields MTDSKYFTTTKKGEIFELKAELNSDKKEKKKEAVKKVIASMTVGKDVSALFPDVVNCMQTDNLELKKLVYLYLMNYAKSQPDMAIMAVNTFVKDCEDPNPLIRALAVRTMGCIRVDKITEYLCEPLRKCLKDEDPYVRKTAAVCVAKLHDINAQLVEDQGFLDTLKDLISDSNPMVVANAVAALSEIAESHPSSNLLDLNPQSINKLLTALNECTEWGQIFILDCLANYMPKDDREAQSICERVTPRLSHANSAVVLSAVKVLMKFMEMLSKDLDYYGTLLKKLAPPLVTLLSAEPELQYVALRNINLIVQKRPEILKHEMKVFFVKYNDPIYVKLEKLDIMIRLASQANIAQVLAELKEYATEVDVDFVRKAVRAIGRCAIKVEQSAERCVSTLLDLIQTKVNYVVQEAIVVIKDIFRKYPNKYESVIATLCENLDSLDEPEARAAMIWIVGEYAERIDNADELLESFLEGFHDESTQVQLQLLTAIVKLFLKKPTETQELVQQVLSLATQDSDNPDLRDRGYIYWRLLSTDPVAAKEVVLAEKPLISEETDLIEPTLLDELICYIGTLASVYHKPPSAFVEGSRGVTHKSLLPRTGSNESVESPDTAPSGGPAADQPSVIPTQGDLLGDLLNLDLGPPVSGPPMATAPVQMGAVDLLGGGLDILMGGSGGTFTPAPNTAAPTNVGAPLGTGLGDLFDLTGGVGTLSGSYVAPKTVWLPAMKAKGLEISGTFSRQVGSISMDLVLTNKALQVMSDFAIQFNRNSFGLAPAAPLQVHAPLAPNQSVEISLPLNTVGSVMKMDPLNNLQVAVKNNIDVFYFSTLYPLHILFVEDGKMERQMFLATWKDIPNENETQFQIKDCSLNADAVSSKLQGSNIFTVAKRNVEGQDMLYQSLKLTNGIWVLAELRIQPSNPNFTLSLKCRAPEVSQYIYQAYETILKN; encoded by the exons ATGACGGACTCCAAGTACTTCACCACCACCAAGAAAG gggAGATATTTGAGCTGAAAGCTGAGCTGAACAGCgacaagaaggagaagaagaaggaggcTGTGAAGAAGGTGATCGCGTCCATGACTGTGGGCAAGGATGTCAG CGCTCTCTTCCCAGACGTGGTGAACTGCATGCAGACAGACAACCTGGAGCTGAAGAAGCTGGTCTACCTCTACCTGATGAACTATGCCAAGAGCCAGCCAGACATGGCCATCATGGCAGTGAACACCTTTGTGaag gaCTGTGAGGACCCAAACCCTCTGATCCGGGCTCTGGCTGTGAGGACCATGGGCTGCATCCGGGTGGACAAGATCACGGAATATCTGTGTGAGCCCCTGCGCAAGTGCCTCAAGGACGAGGATCCCTACGTGCGCAAGACGGCCGCCGTCTGCGTGGCCAAACTGCACGACATCAACGCCCAGCTGGTGGAGGACCAGGGCTTCCTGGACACCCTCAAGGATCTCATCTCTGACTCCAACCCCATG GTTGTGGCCAACGCGGTGGCGGCGCTGTCGGAAATAGCGGAGTCACATCCCAGCAGCAACCTCCTGGACCTGAACCCCCAGTCCATCAACAAACTGCTCACAGCCCTCAACGAGTGCACTGAGTGGGGCCAGATCTTCATCCTGGACTGCCTGGCAAACTACATGCCCAAGGATGACCGGGAAGCACAGAG CATCTGCGAGCGGGTGACACCGCGGCTGTCCCACGCCAACTCTGCCGTGGTGCTGTCGGCCGTCAAGGTGCTGATGAAGTTCATGGAGATGCTGTCCAAGGACCTGGATTATTATGGCACTCTCCTGAAGAAGCTGGCCCCACCACTGGTCACTCTGCTGTCCGCAGAGCCCGAGCTGCAGTACGTGGCCCTCCGCAACATCAACCTCATCGTGCAGAAGAG GCCCGAGATCCTGAAGCACGAGATGAAGGTGTTCTTTGTCAAGTACAACGACCCCATCTACGTCAAACTGGAGAAACTGGACATCATGATCCGCCTGGCCTCCCAGGCCAACATAGCTCAG gtgctggcagagctgaaggaatACGCCACGGAGGTGGATGTGGATTTTGTCAGGAAGGCGGTGAGAGCCATCGGCCGCTGTGCCATCAAGGTGGAG CAATCGGCCGAGCGCTGTGTCAGCACCCTGCTGGACCTCATCCAGACCAAGGTCAACTACGTGGTGCAGGAGGCCATCGTGGTCATCAAGGACATCTTCCGCAAGTACCCCAACAA GTACGAGAGCGTGATCGCCACGCTCTGCGAGAACCTGGATTCCCTGGATGAGCCCGAGGCCAGGGCTGCCATGATCTGGATCGTGGGGGAATACGCCGAGCGCATCGACAACGCCGACGAGCTGCTGGAGAGCTTCCTGGAGGGATTCCATGATGAGAGCACCCAG gtgcagctgcagctgctgacgGCCATCGTGAAGCTGTTCCTGAAGAAGCCCACGGAGACACAGGAGTTGGTGCAGCAGGTGCTGAGCTTGGCCACACAG GACTCGGACAACCCCGACCTGCGGGATCGTGGCTACATCTACTGGCGCCTGCTCTCCACGGACCCCGTGGCCGCCAAGGAGGTGGTGCTGGCCGAGAAGCCGCTGATCTCGGAGGAGACGGATCTGATCGAGCCCACGCTGCTGGATGAGCTCATCTGCTACATCGGGACGCTGGCCTCGGTGTACCACAAACCCCCCAGCGCCTTCGTGGAGGGCAGCAGGGGCGTCACGCACAAGAGCTTGCTCCCACGGACGGGCTC GAATGAGAGTGTTGAGAGCCCGGACACAGCCCCGTCGGGGGGGCCGGCGGCGGATCAGCCCTCGGTGATCCCCACCCAGGGGGACCTGCTGGGGGACCTGCTGAACCTGGACCTGGGCCCCCCGGTCAGTGGGCCACCCATGGCCACAGCCCCCGTGCAGATGGGTGCCGTGGACCTCCTCGGGGGTGGCTTGGACATCCTG atgGGTGGCAGTGGCGGCACCTTCACCCCCGCTCCCAACACCGCGGCGCCCACAAACGTGGGGGCACCCCTTGGCACCGGCCTGGGTGACCTCTTCGACCTCACCGGAGGGGTGGGGACCCTCTCAGGATCCTACGTGGCCCCCAAAACG GTGTGGCTCCCTGCCATGAAAGCCAAGGGGCTGGAGATCTCTGGCACCTTCAGCCGCCAGGTGGGCTCCATCTCCATGGACCTCGTGCTGACCAACAAAGCCCTGCAGGTCATGTCTGACTTCGCCATCCAGTTCAACCGCAACAG cTTCGGCctggccccagcagctcctctgcaggtGCACGCGCCTCTGGCTCCCAACCAGTCCGTGGAGATCTCCCTGCCCCTGAACACCGTGGGCTCCGTCATGAAGATGGACCCCCTCAACAACCTCCAG GTGGCGGTGAAGAACAACATTGACGTCTTCTACTTCAGCACCCTGTACCCCCTGCACATCCTGTTCGTGGAGGATGGCAAGATGG agaGGCAGATGTTCCTGGCCACTTGGAAGGACATTCCCAACGAGAATGAGACCCAGTTCCAGATCAAAGACTGTTCCCTCAATGCAG ATGCTGTGAGCAGCAAACTCCAAGGCAGCAACATCTTCACCGTTGCCAAGAGGAACGTGGAGGGCCAGGACATGCTCTACCAGTCCCTGAAGCTCACCAACGGCATCTgggtgctggcagagctccGGATCCAGCCCAGCAATCCCAACTTCACG TTATCCCTGAAATGCCGAGCACCAGAGGTGTCCCAGTACATCTACCAGGCCTACGAGACCATCCTGAAGAActga